CAGGCGAGCGCCAGCAACAGGAAGGTCATGCCGAGGCTCTTGAGCAGCACCGCGCGGAACGGCGGCGTCACGATCTGGCGCAGCGCCGCCAAAGCGGCCTCGAACATTTCGGTCATGCGAGTCAATCACCTGCATCAATGGCGGCGAATCGCGGCCGCCATCCAGATGGCGTTTCGCAGCGCGCGACGCAAGTGCCGGGCGCGGTCAAAGGCCTGAAGCTATTTGCTGAGATGCGCGCTAAGATTTTGAAGGCCTTTCTCGAACTGATCGCCGATCATCTTGTCGCGGCTGACGAAGATGTTCATCGCCCTGCTCGCGAGGCTGGCGTCGCCGGACATGCTCCAAACGACATGAGTCTTATGCGCCGCGGAGTCGCCGCCCAAACCCAGCGTGCGCGCGAGCCAGCGTCCTTTCGTCAGTTCGCCGTCGGGAGCGAGAAAGAAGGTCACGTCATTGGCCGCAGCAAAGGGCTTGCGCATATCGAGCCTGAGGTCGACGCGCTCGGTCGGTCGACTGTCGACGATGGTCATGCGCCCTGCGCCGACATTCTTGTCGCCCGACCATTCGAAGGCGGCGCCGGGGCCCGCCGCGGGTCCCTCATATTGGATTTCGGCGTTTGGATCGAGTTTCGCCCAGGGTGACCAAGACTCCCAATTGCGCAGATTATTGATCGCGGCAAAAACCCGGCGCGGCGGCGCATTGATGACCGCCTCGCGCCGCACCACGAAACTATTCGGCTGCAGGTAAACGGCCAGTGCGAGCAAAGCGGCGCCGTAGAACAAGACGATGAGCAACAAGCCAGTCATAAACCCCTCCAATGCGTGCGCCAGGAACCCGCGACACAACTAGCGCGCCGGGCTCAGGCTTCAAATGAATCGGCAGCCTCGATCAGCGCGGCCGCATACGTTTCCATGAGGCGGAATTTGACCTCGCCGCGCGCCGCCGCAGCGATGAAGAAACCTGCGCGGCGCCATTGCTCAACGCCGTAACTGTCGCCGGAATCGCTGCTAACGGCGAGCGGCGACAGGTTGACGACAAAGCTGTCGAGCCCGCCCGCCAACCCCCGCCCGTCGGCCTTCAGGACAGCCTCCTTGAGAGTCCAGATCGCAAAGAAAACGTCGCTCTGCGACTCCGGATCAAGCTCTCTGCGCACGATCGCCGCCTCTTCGGGCGCAAAAAAACGCTCCGCCACCTTCAGGGCGTCTCGCGGCCTGAGAAACGACTCGACGTCGACGCCAACGTCGCGTCCCGACGCGATCGCCACGGCGGCCATGCCCCGGGTATGCGACAGGCTCACGTCAAGGCCGGTGCGCGGCGACGCCAGGAACGGCTTGCCGTGCAGCGTCACGCCGAATCGCCACGCGGCGGGCGCAATCCCTTTCGCGCGCCCGGAAAGGCTTGCGCGCAACAGCGCATGCGCGGCGACATAGGCGAGGCGATCCGATTCGAACGCAAAACGCGCCGCCCGCGCGGTCTCACCTTCGTCGAGAAGCGCAGCGAGCTTCGGCCATTCGTCGTCGGCGATCTTCGCGACGTCGATGAAGAACACGTCGACGGCGGCCGCGGACGTCTCGGCGTCGGCCGACGTCAGGAGACCCCGAGCTTCTTTTGCAGATTGGTCGAGGACGTCGTGTACTGGAACAGAAGCTTCTTTTCGGGATAGACGTAACGATGGGCCTTCTGCGCGGCGAGCGCGACCTCGTGGAAGCCTGAAAGGATGAGCTTCAATTTGCCGGGATAAGAGTTGATGTCGCCGACGGCAAAAATGCCGGGATGACTCGTTTCGAATTTCTCGGTGTCGACGGGAATGAGGTTTTCATTGAGCTGAAGCCCCCAATCGGCGACGGGGCCAAGCTTCATGGTGAGGCCGAAGAACGGCATCAGGCGCTCGCAGGCGAGCTTCTCTTCGACGCCGTCATTTCCCTTGAGGATCGCGCCCGCGAGTTCGCCATCCTCGCCTTCGACCGCGGTAATCTGGCCAAGCCTGAAGTCGATCTTGCCCGCCGCCATGAGCTCCTGCATCGCCGAGACGGAATGCGGCGCGGCGCGGAACTGGTCACGACGATGAACGAGCGTGATGCTTTTCGCCACCGGCTGCAGATTGAGGGTCCAGTCGAGCGCCGAGTCGCCGCCGCCAACGATGACGACGTTCTTGTCGCGGAAGTCCTCCATGCGGCGCACGGCGTAAAACACCGACTTCCCCTCATAGGACTCGATCTTCGGGATCGGCGGCTTCTTGGGCTGGAACGATCCCCCGCCGGCGGCGATGAAGACGACCTTGGCGTGGAAAATTTTTCCCGCGTCGGTGCTGAGGCGAAATTCCGGCTTTTCGGCCGTTCCGAGCGACACGAGCGTCTCGACCATTTCGTTGAAGTGAAAGGTCGGGTGAAACGGCTCGATCTGCTTCAGGAGATTGTCCGTCAGCTCCTGGCCGGTGCAGACCGGCAGGCCGGGAATGTCATAAATCGGCTTTTCGGGATAGAGTTCCGAGCACTGGCCGCCGGCGCGCGGAAGAATGTCGATGACATGCGCCTTGATGTCCAACAGGCCAAGTTCGAACACCGAAAAAAGACCCGCTGGGCCGGCGCCGACAATGACCACATCGGTTTCGATCGCGGCTTCTTTAAGCTGGTTCATCGTCAATTCCCGACTAATTCCTCAAACGCGGAAGATCGAAGACGCCGTTCGCGTCGCGTGTGCGTCGCCGGCGGCGCTGCGGGCGCGTCTTGCGCGGCGGCCGGCTTCAAATTTCGCCCTGCCGGTTCGTCTATCGCATTTGTCGAGAGATTCAAACCCGCTGGGGCGTAGTCTGGAAAAATTGCGCGTCAGCCCTGCTGGGCGGGGGTCGTTAAGACCAGCCCGTCGAGTTCCGGCCTTACGGTGATCTGGCAGCACAGCCGCGAATTCGGCTTCACGTCAAAGGCGAAGTCGAGCATATCCTCCTCCATCTGCGACGCTTTGCCGGTTTTTTCGGCCCATTTTTCATCGACATAGACGTGGCAGGTGGCGCAAGCGCAGGCGCCGCCGCATTCCGCGGCGATCTCCGGAATATCATTGCGCCTTGCTGTCTCCATCACGGTGGAGCCAACCTCGCCCTCGACGGATCGGGCTTGACCCTGAGAATCGACGAAGGTGATCTTGACCTTTGTCGGCGCGCCGCCCCCCGGCTCCGCGCCATAGCGGGTCGCAGCATCCTCAAAGCTCATCTTCGCCATGACGCCTGTCTCTTCCTCATGCATGCGCGACTTTCGCGGCGCTCCCGACTGTGCTTGAAGCAGAAAGCCACGGGCCGCTATTCTTCCGCGCGTCGTGCGGTTGCGCCGCCAGCGCTGCCCAAATTGTCGCCGTTCAGTTAGCACCCGTCCGTTTACGGCGCTAGCCCCTCCCGACGCGCGCGACCGTAGGCCACATTCGATGCAATTCAGCGGCGACCGCCGAAAGAGACGCGCAGATGACGGACATCGCTTTAGGCTTCCGGAACGCCGATGGCGCGCTACGGTCTCAGCTGACCGGATGCCTCGATTTCATGAACGAAACGCCTTTTTTCAAGCGCTACAAGCAGGAGACTTGGGACGCGCTGCAAATATCCGGAAACAGTAAGATATTGGATGTGGCCTGCGGCGTCGGCTTCGACGTCATCGGACTCGCGCGGCGCTTCCCGCGCGCCGACGTCTTCGGTCTCGATTCGGCGCATGGCTTTCTCGGCCTGGCGCGAGAGCGGGCGCGGGGGCTTTCCAATGCGCTTTTCGTCGGCGGCGACTCCCGCAACCTCCCCTTCGGCGATCGCGTGTTCGATGGCGTTCGAATCGATCGCTCCTTGCAGCACATCAGCGCCCCCATCGAGGCGCTGCGCGAAATGGTCCGGGTGACGCGCAAGGGCGGCAGAATCGTCGTCGCCGAGCCCGATTGGGGAACATATTTCGTCTACAACGGGAAACTCGAAACCGGGGCTAAGATGGCGCGACTATGGGAGAAGTCTTTCGCCAATCCATACATCGGCCGAGAGATCGGCGTTCTGCTCCAAAAGTGCGGCGTCGAAAACATCGGCTGCAGGGGGCATGCTCTCGTCGTCAGAAGTCTCGACGCGGCGGAGATCATCTTCGACCTCACGCGGGTGACGGAGAATTGCGTGTCCGCGGGCGTCTTGACGCGAGACGAGGCGGAAGACTGGTCGAGCGCGTCTAAAGCGGCGTCCCAAAGCGGCGCGTTTCTCGCGTGCCTGAACCTCATGCTGTGGGACGGTTCGATACCGGACTGAGCGATTGCGCCCCGCCAGCGTTGCTATAGGCGGGCGCGGGCCCATTGGCCGATGCGCAGCGCGATACGCGCCGCCGCGTCGCTGAGCGCCCGCACGGCTGGCGAGCCGGTGTGTTCCGGGGCCGGCGTCTCTTCGACAAAGATCCGCGCCGCCTTCGCCCGGCCGCTGCCCGAGTCGACGAGTTGGACGGAAACTTCAATGACCGCGAGATTGCGGGCGAGGTCGATCTCGAAGCGCCGCACGTCCGTCTGCAATTTTGTTTGCGCGCCAAAGTTGGAAGAGGCTGAAAGACCGCACTGCTGCAGCGCTTCAATCAAGCGGCGCTGGAAAAGACGCGGCATCGGATCCGACCACTGCACGCCGGGAAGAATGGCCACGCTGTCATCGCCGGCGCGAACCACAATCCGATCCGAGGAGGTCGGCGCGAGCGCGGCGGGTTCAGGCACGAAGACCGCGGGGCCGCTGCGCAAAGCGACGCTTCGCAAAGCGCCCGTTTCGGTCGTCAGATCGAACGTCTCGCGCGTCGCCTGGGCGCAGGCGGAAACGAGAAATGCGACCGACACGATCGCCGTCGCCTGCGCGACCTTGCGTTGCGTCGAAGCGGACGCCTTCAGTTTCATGCCGACCCGTCGCCCCATTTCGCCCGCGCGCCCCGTCGAGCGCGTCGTTCTTCTATCCGATCCCCGCATTGGCTCAAAGCCACGCTTTGGATTGATTTAACGGCCTTGATACTCCGGCACGGACTGGGACGGCCCGAAGATGAATTGTGACGGGTTCTTCTCAACCGAACGCAGCGTGCGATCGAATGTGTCGACGGCCTTGCGACCGTCCACAGCGAGCTGTCCATATTCGCGCAGCCCCGTCGCGGCGAAACGATTGATGCGTTCCGAGGCCCCGGCGATATTGCCGGCGATCGCCTTGATCTGCTTGGGGTCAATCGCCTTGATGGTCCTTTCGCCGGCCGCAAGCAGCTGATCGAGCCGCGCCGCCGCCGGTTTAAGCGAGCGTGCGACGTCCGACGCGTCGTGGATGAAAGTCGTGATCGAAGCGGAGTTATCGGCGAAAGTCTTGCTGACCGTTGCAGCGTTTTTAAGCGTCGCGGTGATGGCCGGACCATTATCGTCTATGAGCTTGTCGAGTTTCGTGAGGACTTCGGCGGCTTTTTTCGACAGGCTCTGAACATTGACGAGCAAATTTTGGATTTCGGAGCGCTCGGCCTGAATTTGGGGATACTTCTGGCCGACTTGCGCCGTCAGAGGCGGGGCGCCGGGCGTGCCGCCGACCAGTAGGACGTCGGAAACGCCCGTAAAGCCCCGCGTCTCGAGACGCGCGCGCGTGTCGGTCTTGACCGGCGTTCTGCTGTCGATCCTGACGAGCACATCGACCTTGCTCGGATCCTGTTCGGAAATGCCAAGATGCGTGACCTCGCCGACCTTCACGCCATTGAACAGCACCGAGGACCCGCGGCTCAGCCCTGAAACCTCGGTGAAGACAATCTGGAATGTATCCTGCCGGCCAAGCTGGCTCGGACCGGAAAACCAGTAGACGAAAAGAAAGGCGGCGAAGGCGACCGCCAGCGTGAAAGCGCCGATCAGGGCGTAGTTGGCGCGGGTTTCCATTGTTCGTCCTTCTGCTCAACGCGCGCCGCAGTCAGTCTGCCGCCACGCACGCCGTGGAAATAGGCCTTCAGCCACGGGTGGTCGGATGCGAGCAAGGTTTCCAGCGGCCCTGCGGCGATGACCCGACCTTCAGCGAGCGCCGCCACCCTGTCGCAAATAGAATACAGGCTGTCGAGATCGTGCGTCACCATAAACACGGTCAGCCCGAGGGTCTGCTGCAGCGTGCCGATCAGCGCGTCGAATTCGGCGGCGCTGATCGGATCGAGTCCCGATGTCGGTTCGTCCAGGAACACAAGCTCGGGATCAAGCGCCAAGGCGCGCGCCAGGGCCGCGCGCTTCACCATGCCGCCCGACAATTCTGACGGAAATTTGTCCGCGGCGTCGGGATTGAGGCCAACAAGCTCGAGCTTCAGCAGGGCCAGCTCGTCCATCAGTCGCTGAGAGAGGTCGCGCATTTCGCGCATCGGCATCTGAATATTCTGCTTCACCGTGAGGCCCGAAAACAGCGCGCCGTTCTGAAACAGCACGCCCCAACGCTGTTCCAGCGCACGCCGCTCAAGCGGCGCGAGCGCGTCGCGATCTTGCCCAAAAACCCGAATGGAGCCGCCTCGCGTCGGCGTGAGTCCGAGAATCGCGCGGGTGAGCACCGATTTTCCCTGCCCAGATCCTCCGACGAAGCCGAGCACCTCGCCGCGGTAGACGTCGAGGCTGAGCCCTTTCATGATGGTTTTGTCGCCAAAGCCGACCACGAGATCGCGCACGCTGATAATGACGTCGCGATTCGGGCGCGGTTGAGCGGCGTGAGCCGAGGCGTTGGTCATCGCCGCGCTCAATAGTCGATCGCCGCAAAGAATACGGCGAACACCCCATCCATCACAATGACCATGAAGATTGATTTCACGACCGAGGACGTGACCTGCCGGCCGAGCGATTCAGCGGAGCCCTGCGTCGCGAGCCCGTCCATCGATGCGATGAGGCCAATCACCAGCGCCATGAAGGGCGCCTTGATGATGCCGACGAGAAACGTATGCAGCGCGATCGCCTCTTTGAGCAATGACGCGAACGCCGCGGGGCTGATCCCCCCATACCACCAGGCCACGAGCATGCCGCCAAAGAGCGCCGCCATGTCGGCGACGAAGGTCAAAATCGGCAGGGAAATCACCAGACCGAGCACGCGCGGCGCGATCAGCACCTCGAAGGGCGAAAGTCCCATCACCAGCAGCGCGTCGACCTCCTCGCGCATTTTCATCGAGCCGAGTTCGGCGGTGATCGCCGAGCCTGAACGGCCGGCGATCATGATCGAGGTGAGCAGCACGCCGAGTTCGCGCAAGACAAGAATGCCGATCAGGCTGACCGTGTAGCTGGACGCGCCGAATTTGAGCAATTGAAAGATGCCCTGTTGCGCGACGATGCCGCCGACCAGAATGTTGATCAACACGATGATCGGGACGCTGCGAAAGCCGACCAGCTCGATTTGCGCGACGAGCGACGTGAGCCTGAACCGCCGCGGATTGGCGGCCACATACATCATCGAGGAGACGAATTCGCCGAGAAAGCCGACGCCGCGGTAAAATTCGCGAAGCGCGTCCACGACGGATTCGCCAAAATCTGCAAGCAGAACGAAGATGACATTGGATCGCGGCCGCGATGGCGCAGCGAAGTCGCGGTAACGCGTTTCTTCGAGCAGGGTCGAATATTCAGGCCGCACATGTTCGAGCGTGACAGCGACGTCGCGGCGCGCGAGATCATGCCGCGCGCGATTGATCAGCCAGGCGCCGGCCGTATCGAGTTGCGAGACTTGCGAAAGATCTATCGAGACCATGCGGTCGAGGCGGGCCTCCTCGACGATTCGACGCCCCTCCTCCTCCAGGCGCTGAGAGGCGACGAGCGTCCAGTCGCCCGAAAGCGCAAGGCGCGCGCCCTCCGCCGCGGATTGGCGCGCGACTTTGGGCGGACGCTGCATCGCCGCGACGGTCATCGGGCTTCGCTCCGCGCTGGAGACAGTAATCGGCTCATTGATGGCGTCATCCTATCCGACGATTGTGGCGCGCCGCTGACGCGGGCCGGCGCGCCGCCGCTTGTAGCCGCCTCTTCCAAAGCAGCCTCTTGCAAAAACGTCATAACTTCGTGAATTGACGTCAGCAAGCGCGTCGGCGCACATCGCAAACGCCAACCACAGACGCGCGACGCGGGCGCCGGAGAGCGATTTGAAGCGAAAACTATCTGTAGCCATACAGAGTTACCCGATCGCCGGCAGCTTCGTGATTTCAAGGGGCGCCAAGACCGAAGCCGTCGTCGTGACCGCAACCTTGGTTCAAGGCGGCGGCGTCGGGCGGGGCGAATGCGTGCCCTACGCCCGTTATGGCGAAAGCGCCGAAAGCGTTGTCGCCATAATTGAAGGCGCGCGCGACGCTCTTGAAGCTGGCGCCGATCGCGCCGCCCTGCAGCGCCTGCTGCCGCCGGGGGCGGCGCGCAACGCGCTCGATTGCGCCCTCTGGGACCTTGAAGCCAAGCTTTCAGGCGTTCCAGCCCATATCTCGGCAGGTTTCGAGGCGCTCTCGCCGCTTGTGACGGCATTCACGATCTCGGTCGGCGCGCCCGATCAGATGCGCGCTGCGGCGGAAAGGGCGGCCGGTCGGCCGCTCTTGAAAATCAAACTCGCCGGCGAAGGCGACGAAGCGCGCCTCGCCGCGGTGCGCGCAGGCGCCCCCAACTCAGCCCTCATCGTCGACGCCAATGAATCATGGGCGGCGGAAACCCTTCCCCGTCAGCTCGCCGCCTGCGCCGATTACGGCGTCTCGCTTGTTGAGCAGCCTCTGCCGGCGGGCAGGGACGACATTCTCGCGACCATGCCCCGACCGGTGCCGATCTGCGCCGACGAAAGCGTGCATGACCGCGCCTCGCTCGCGCCGCTCAAGGGCCGCTACGACGCGGTCAACATCAAGCTCGACAAAACTGGCGGCCTCACCGAAGCGCTGGCGCTGGCGCGCGCGGCGCAGGAGATGGGCTTTTCCATCATGGCGGGCTGCATGGTGGGAACGTCGCTCGCGATGGCGCCGGCTGTCCTGGTGGGGCAGATCGCCTCCTTCGTCGACCTCGACGGGCCTCTGCTTCTGGCCCGCGACCGCATTCCTGGGCTGTGCTACGAAGGATCGACTCTCATGCCGCCGGCGCGGGAGCTCTGGGGATAGCCCGCGAGGTCGCCCTCTGGACTTATTGACCGGTAGCTAAGTCGTAAACTAAGTTTTAACGGATGGGGATGGGGTTCCCCCGATAACCGCCGAAAGGCTGATGACTCCTGCGAACTCGCCGCCGCGTTCTTAAGATCGTCGGCGCAGGGTAGGAGTGTCCTGTTGCTTAGAGAACCCGCACCCCGTCGTGCGCCTCGCCGCCGTTGCCGCCTGCGCCCTGGCCGCAGCGCAGCCACGGCCGCCTCGGGCATCGGCGTGATTCGGCTCGGGACACGGCGGCGATGGATGTGCTGCGGAGCCCCAATCGCGCTTTTTCTCGCCGGCTGCGCGCCCACGACGCCCGTAGAGCGCGCCCAATTTCTCGGCGCGCCGGCCATGGAGCGCACGCTGGCCAGATCCGGGCTGAACGCCGCCGCGGGCGAAACGGCCTGGCCACGCGAGAAATGGTGGCGCGCTTTCCGCAGCGCGGAGCTTGACGGCGTCATCGACAAGGCGCTGCGCGACAATCAAAGCCTCAAGAAAGCGGAAGACACTCTCCGCGGCGCGGACGCCATCGTACAGGTCGTCGGCGCGAGGCTCCTGCCGGAAGTCCAGGCGACCTTCGGCATGCGGCAATCCCGCAATCCGCTGCATGGCGTCGTAGCCTCCTACAATCCGGCGCAGGGCGGATTGCAGAAGACCATGGCCTTCATTAATCCGCTTGCGCTGACCTGGGAGCTGGACTTCTGGCAGAAAAACCGGGCTCTGCTCGACTCGGCGATCGGCGAGTCGGCGGCGCAGGAGGCCGAATTGGAGCAGGCGCGCCTGCTGCTGACCGCCTCGGTCGCGCGCGCCTATCTGCGCGGCTACGCGGCGGCGCGCCAGCTCGAGGTCGCGAGAGCTTTGACGCGTCTGCGCCGCGATTTGGTTGCGCTTGCTGAAACCCGCTATCGCACCGGACTCGACTCCTTGGACGGGGTGCAGATCGCCCGCGCCGAATTCGAAAACGCCGTCCGGCGCGAAGCGGCGGCGCAGGCGCTGGTGACGCTGCAGAAGGATGCGCTCGCTCGGCTCATGGGCGAAGGACCCGACGCCGCGCGCGACCTTTACGCCGGCCGGAACGCGCCAGCGCCGGCGTCGCCGCCGCTGCCGCGAAGCCTGCCGCTTGAACTGCTCGCGCACCGCCCCGATCTCGCCGCCGCGCTGCGCCGCGCAGAGGCGGCGGCGGCCCGGGTTCACGTCGCCAAAACGATGTTTCTTCCCTCGATCGATCTTGCGATCGCCGGCGGCTTCGAAGGCTCGGTGACCTCGACGAAGATCAGCAAACTCGCGGGCTATCTCTTCACGCCCTCGGCGATCGGCTACGCGGTCTCGCCCGGACTACGCCTGCCGCTTTTTCAGGGCGGCCGCCTCAGCGGAAATCTGGAGTTTCAGCGCGCCGATTATGATCAGGCGGTCGACTCATATAATGAGACGCTGCTGCAAGCGGCGCAGCAGGTCGCCGACGCCATCGCCAATCTCAAGCGCGCGCGCGCC
Above is a genomic segment from Methylocystis rosea containing:
- a CDS encoding SRPBCC family protein; the encoded protein is MTGLLLIVLFYGAALLALAVYLQPNSFVVRREAVINAPPRRVFAAINNLRNWESWSPWAKLDPNAEIQYEGPAAGPGAAFEWSGDKNVGAGRMTIVDSRPTERVDLRLDMRKPFAAANDVTFFLAPDGELTKGRWLARTLGLGGDSAAHKTHVVWSMSGDASLASRAMNIFVSRDKMIGDQFEKGLQNLSAHLSK
- a CDS encoding 4'-phosphopantetheinyl transferase family protein translates to MFFIDVAKIADDEWPKLAALLDEGETARAARFAFESDRLAYVAAHALLRASLSGRAKGIAPAAWRFGVTLHGKPFLASPRTGLDVSLSHTRGMAAVAIASGRDVGVDVESFLRPRDALKVAERFFAPEEAAIVRRELDPESQSDVFFAIWTLKEAVLKADGRGLAGGLDSFVVNLSPLAVSSDSGDSYGVEQWRRAGFFIAAAARGEVKFRLMETYAAALIEAADSFEA
- a CDS encoding NAD(P)/FAD-dependent oxidoreductase, with amino-acid sequence MNQLKEAAIETDVVIVGAGPAGLFSVFELGLLDIKAHVIDILPRAGGQCSELYPEKPIYDIPGLPVCTGQELTDNLLKQIEPFHPTFHFNEMVETLVSLGTAEKPEFRLSTDAGKIFHAKVVFIAAGGGSFQPKKPPIPKIESYEGKSVFYAVRRMEDFRDKNVVIVGGGDSALDWTLNLQPVAKSITLVHRRDQFRAAPHSVSAMQELMAAGKIDFRLGQITAVEGEDGELAGAILKGNDGVEEKLACERLMPFFGLTMKLGPVADWGLQLNENLIPVDTEKFETSHPGIFAVGDINSYPGKLKLILSGFHEVALAAQKAHRYVYPEKKLLFQYTTSSTNLQKKLGVS
- a CDS encoding 2Fe-2S iron-sulfur cluster-binding protein, which produces MAKMSFEDAATRYGAEPGGGAPTKVKITFVDSQGQARSVEGEVGSTVMETARRNDIPEIAAECGGACACATCHVYVDEKWAEKTGKASQMEEDMLDFAFDVKPNSRLCCQITVRPELDGLVLTTPAQQG
- a CDS encoding methyltransferase domain-containing protein; this encodes MTDIALGFRNADGALRSQLTGCLDFMNETPFFKRYKQETWDALQISGNSKILDVACGVGFDVIGLARRFPRADVFGLDSAHGFLGLARERARGLSNALFVGGDSRNLPFGDRVFDGVRIDRSLQHISAPIEALREMVRVTRKGGRIVVAEPDWGTYFVYNGKLETGAKMARLWEKSFANPYIGREIGVLLQKCGVENIGCRGHALVVRSLDAAEIIFDLTRVTENCVSAGVLTRDEAEDWSSASKAASQSGAFLACLNLMLWDGSIPD
- a CDS encoding ABC-type transport auxiliary lipoprotein family protein; the protein is MKLKASASTQRKVAQATAIVSVAFLVSACAQATRETFDLTTETGALRSVALRSGPAVFVPEPAALAPTSSDRIVVRAGDDSVAILPGVQWSDPMPRLFQRRLIEALQQCGLSASSNFGAQTKLQTDVRRFEIDLARNLAVIEVSVQLVDSGSGRAKAARIFVEETPAPEHTGSPAVRALSDAAARIALRIGQWARARL
- a CDS encoding MlaD family protein, with translation METRANYALIGAFTLAVAFAAFLFVYWFSGPSQLGRQDTFQIVFTEVSGLSRGSSVLFNGVKVGEVTHLGISEQDPSKVDVLVRIDSRTPVKTDTRARLETRGFTGVSDVLLVGGTPGAPPLTAQVGQKYPQIQAERSEIQNLLVNVQSLSKKAAEVLTKLDKLIDDNGPAITATLKNAATVSKTFADNSASITTFIHDASDVARSLKPAAARLDQLLAAGERTIKAIDPKQIKAIAGNIAGASERINRFAATGLREYGQLAVDGRKAVDTFDRTLRSVEKNPSQFIFGPSQSVPEYQGR
- a CDS encoding ABC transporter ATP-binding protein, which produces MTNASAHAAQPRPNRDVIISVRDLVVGFGDKTIMKGLSLDVYRGEVLGFVGGSGQGKSVLTRAILGLTPTRGGSIRVFGQDRDALAPLERRALEQRWGVLFQNGALFSGLTVKQNIQMPMREMRDLSQRLMDELALLKLELVGLNPDAADKFPSELSGGMVKRAALARALALDPELVFLDEPTSGLDPISAAEFDALIGTLQQTLGLTVFMVTHDLDSLYSICDRVAALAEGRVIAAGPLETLLASDHPWLKAYFHGVRGGRLTAARVEQKDEQWKPAPTTP
- a CDS encoding ABC transporter permease gives rise to the protein MTVAAMQRPPKVARQSAAEGARLALSGDWTLVASQRLEEEGRRIVEEARLDRMVSIDLSQVSQLDTAGAWLINRARHDLARRDVAVTLEHVRPEYSTLLEETRYRDFAAPSRPRSNVIFVLLADFGESVVDALREFYRGVGFLGEFVSSMMYVAANPRRFRLTSLVAQIELVGFRSVPIIVLINILVGGIVAQQGIFQLLKFGASSYTVSLIGILVLRELGVLLTSIMIAGRSGSAITAELGSMKMREEVDALLVMGLSPFEVLIAPRVLGLVISLPILTFVADMAALFGGMLVAWWYGGISPAAFASLLKEAIALHTFLVGIIKAPFMALVIGLIASMDGLATQGSAESLGRQVTSSVVKSIFMVIVMDGVFAVFFAAIDY
- the dgcA gene encoding N-acetyl-D-Glu racemase DgcA, whose product is MKRKLSVAIQSYPIAGSFVISRGAKTEAVVVTATLVQGGGVGRGECVPYARYGESAESVVAIIEGARDALEAGADRAALQRLLPPGAARNALDCALWDLEAKLSGVPAHISAGFEALSPLVTAFTISVGAPDQMRAAAERAAGRPLLKIKLAGEGDEARLAAVRAGAPNSALIVDANESWAAETLPRQLAACADYGVSLVEQPLPAGRDDILATMPRPVPICADESVHDRASLAPLKGRYDAVNIKLDKTGGLTEALALARAAQEMGFSIMAGCMVGTSLAMAPAVLVGQIASFVDLDGPLLLARDRIPGLCYEGSTLMPPARELWG
- a CDS encoding efflux transporter outer membrane subunit; translation: MCCGAPIALFLAGCAPTTPVERAQFLGAPAMERTLARSGLNAAAGETAWPREKWWRAFRSAELDGVIDKALRDNQSLKKAEDTLRGADAIVQVVGARLLPEVQATFGMRQSRNPLHGVVASYNPAQGGLQKTMAFINPLALTWELDFWQKNRALLDSAIGESAAQEAELEQARLLLTASVARAYLRGYAAARQLEVARALTRLRRDLVALAETRYRTGLDSLDGVQIARAEFENAVRREAAAQALVTLQKDALARLMGEGPDAARDLYAGRNAPAPASPPLPRSLPLELLAHRPDLAAALRRAEAAAARVHVAKTMFLPSIDLAIAGGFEGSVTSTKISKLAGYLFTPSAIGYAVSPGLRLPLFQGGRLSGNLEFQRADYDQAVDSYNETLLQAAQQVADAIANLKRARAEYEAQSRYLRAARAQYDLAQSRLRDGMKDRRETVAERVDLLESGFAQRALEGDRLIAAVDLYQALGGGYADGPPLAAPKPAPETDPLTPAVETIQSLGGG